From a single Labrenzia sp. PHM005 genomic region:
- the gltB gene encoding glutamate synthase large subunit has protein sequence MTNKELTTSTAMQDGSAETKTAATATLADRLGTAADKGLYNPSREHDACGVGFVAHMKGEKSHKIVADGLQVLENLTHRGAVGADPLMGDGAGMLVQIPHSFYSEEMEAAGTPIPDFGGYGVAFIFMPQDDALRAKCEEIVERVIKNEGQELIGWRDVPVDNSSLSKAPDIAATEPVSRQVFIKRSESEDQDAFERKLFVLRKVISNTVRAETDAVTKGFYIVSLSSQTVVYKGMFLAYQLGAYYADLKDERFISALALVHQRFSTNTFPSWDLSHPYRMVAHNGEINTLRGNVNWMAARQASVSSALIGDDISKLWPISYEGQSDTACFDNALEFLVMGGYSLAHAAMMLIPEAWAGNPLMDDNRRAFYEYHAALMEPWDGPAAVAFTDGRQIGATLDRNGLRPARYIVTEDDFVIMSSEVGVLPVEEEKIVQKWRLQPGKMLLIDLEEGRIVSDDEIKRQLSTANPYKDWLHKTQIVLEDLPGVRQLAPVAGESLLDRQQAFGYTQEDIKLLMTPMATVGQEAIGSMGTDTPISALSDKSKLLYTYFKQNFAQVTNPPIDPIREELVMSLVSFIGPRPNIFDLKGLSTSKRLEVRQPILTNEDLEKIRAIGDIADNQFSAKTLDITYKAEKGAEGMDKALAALCERAEKAVLDGDNIIILSDRMISRSRIAIPALLATAAVHHHLIRKGLRTSVGLVVETGEAREVHHFCVLAGFGAEAINPYLAFETLLSMHMEMDFPEEVDQYEVVERYIKSIDKGILKVMSKMGISTYQSYCGAQIFDAVGLSSEFVEKYFFGTATMIEGIGLGEVAAETVLRHAEAFGDVAILRRSLDVGGEYAYRTRGESHMWTPDSIANLQHAVRANLPEMYRAFAKEVNEESGRFAIRGHFRIKSAEEIGRKEIDITEVESADSIVKRFVTGAMSFGSISKEAHSSLAIAMNKIGGKSNTGEGGEEPERFNPLPDGSMNPQRSAIKQVASGRFGVTTEYLVNSDMIQIKVAQGAKPGEGGQLPGHKVDAVIAKVRHSTPGVGLISPPPHHDIYSIEDLAQLIYDLKNVNPVSDISVKLVSEVGVGTVAAGVAKARADHITISGFDGGTGASPLTSLKHAGSPWEIGLAETQQTLVLNGLRSRVALQVDGGLRTGRDVIVGALLGADEFGFSTAPLIAAGCLMMRKCHLNTCPVGIATQDPVLRKRFKGTPEHVINYFFYVAEEVREIMAALGIAKLDDLIGRSDFLDKEAALDHWKANGLDFSRIFFQPEAKPEETRWTERQDHPIVDILDRRLIAAAQHTLDTKEPSVIEETICSVDRSAGAMLSGEIAKRYGNKGLKKPDTLTVKLKGTAGQAFGAFVAKGVTMDLEGDANDYVGKGLSGGKIIVRPPENTRIVAENSIIVGNTVLYGATEGECYFRGVAGERFAVRNSGAVAVVEGVGDHGCEYMTGGVVVVIGQTGRNFAAGMSGGIAYVLDEDGTFGSRCNLAMVELEPVTEEDDLLEKLHHHGGDIEHKGRVDLSCDMTRHDDERLRQMLAKHIELTGSAKAKAIIEDWATHRPKFVKVMPVEYRRALREMEEQRLGMAAAE, from the coding sequence ATGACGAATAAAGAGCTGACGACCAGCACAGCCATGCAAGACGGTAGCGCGGAGACAAAAACCGCCGCAACCGCGACACTTGCCGATCGACTGGGCACGGCCGCCGACAAAGGGCTCTACAATCCGTCGCGCGAACACGATGCCTGTGGTGTTGGCTTTGTCGCCCATATGAAAGGCGAAAAGTCTCATAAGATTGTTGCCGATGGCCTGCAGGTTCTGGAGAACCTAACCCACCGCGGCGCAGTCGGTGCCGACCCGTTGATGGGCGACGGTGCCGGAATGCTGGTTCAGATCCCGCACAGCTTCTATTCAGAAGAAATGGAAGCCGCCGGCACTCCAATTCCGGATTTTGGCGGCTACGGCGTTGCCTTCATTTTCATGCCTCAGGATGATGCCCTTCGCGCCAAATGCGAAGAAATCGTCGAACGTGTTATCAAGAACGAAGGTCAAGAACTGATTGGCTGGCGGGACGTGCCGGTCGACAACTCTTCTCTTTCCAAAGCACCGGACATTGCCGCAACCGAGCCGGTTTCCCGTCAGGTCTTTATCAAGCGCAGTGAAAGCGAAGACCAGGACGCGTTCGAGCGGAAACTATTTGTCCTGCGAAAGGTCATCTCTAATACGGTCCGTGCCGAAACAGATGCGGTCACCAAGGGCTTCTATATTGTTTCCCTGTCCAGCCAGACCGTCGTTTATAAGGGCATGTTCCTCGCCTATCAGCTCGGCGCTTATTACGCTGACCTAAAGGACGAGCGCTTCATCTCCGCTCTTGCCCTGGTCCACCAGCGCTTTTCAACCAACACCTTCCCGTCCTGGGATCTGTCGCACCCTTATCGGATGGTGGCGCACAATGGTGAGATCAACACCCTGCGTGGCAACGTCAATTGGATGGCGGCCCGCCAGGCTTCTGTGTCCTCTGCGCTGATTGGCGACGATATTTCCAAGCTCTGGCCGATATCTTATGAAGGCCAGTCGGATACGGCGTGTTTCGACAATGCGCTCGAATTCCTGGTGATGGGCGGTTATTCGCTGGCCCATGCAGCGATGATGCTGATCCCGGAAGCCTGGGCCGGCAATCCGCTGATGGATGACAACCGCCGCGCTTTCTACGAATACCACGCGGCCCTGATGGAGCCGTGGGACGGACCGGCTGCTGTTGCCTTTACCGATGGCCGTCAGATTGGCGCGACGCTGGACCGGAATGGCCTGCGTCCGGCCCGTTACATCGTCACCGAAGACGATTTCGTCATCATGTCGTCCGAAGTCGGCGTTCTACCGGTCGAAGAAGAGAAAATCGTTCAGAAATGGCGCCTGCAGCCGGGCAAAATGCTGCTGATCGACCTGGAAGAAGGCCGCATCGTATCTGACGACGAAATTAAGCGGCAGCTGTCGACAGCCAATCCTTATAAGGACTGGCTGCACAAGACCCAGATCGTTCTGGAAGACCTGCCAGGCGTTCGTCAGCTAGCTCCGGTCGCCGGTGAAAGCCTGCTCGACCGCCAGCAGGCCTTTGGTTACACTCAAGAAGACATCAAACTTCTGATGACGCCGATGGCAACCGTCGGTCAGGAAGCCATTGGCTCCATGGGCACAGACACGCCAATTTCGGCGTTGTCCGACAAGTCGAAGCTGCTTTACACATACTTCAAGCAGAACTTCGCACAGGTCACCAACCCGCCGATCGATCCGATCCGCGAAGAACTGGTGATGAGCCTTGTGTCCTTCATTGGGCCGCGCCCGAATATCTTCGATCTCAAGGGTCTATCGACCTCAAAACGCCTGGAAGTCCGCCAGCCGATCCTGACCAACGAAGATCTGGAAAAGATCCGCGCCATCGGCGACATCGCCGACAACCAGTTCTCCGCCAAGACCCTGGACATCACCTACAAAGCCGAAAAAGGCGCCGAGGGGATGGACAAAGCTCTTGCAGCCCTGTGCGAACGCGCCGAAAAAGCGGTTCTGGACGGGGACAACATCATCATCTTGTCCGATCGCATGATCAGCCGGTCCCGGATTGCGATCCCAGCCTTGCTGGCGACCGCGGCCGTGCACCATCATCTGATCCGCAAGGGTCTGCGCACCTCTGTCGGCCTGGTTGTTGAAACCGGTGAAGCCCGCGAAGTGCATCACTTCTGTGTTCTGGCCGGCTTCGGTGCGGAAGCGATCAATCCGTACCTCGCCTTCGAAACGCTTCTGTCCATGCACATGGAGATGGATTTCCCTGAAGAAGTCGATCAATACGAAGTGGTCGAGCGTTATATCAAATCTATCGACAAGGGCATCTTGAAGGTCATGTCCAAGATGGGCATTTCGACCTACCAGTCCTACTGCGGCGCGCAAATCTTCGATGCCGTTGGTCTGTCATCCGAATTCGTTGAAAAATATTTCTTCGGCACCGCGACCATGATCGAAGGCATCGGCCTTGGCGAAGTGGCGGCAGAAACCGTCCTGCGTCATGCAGAAGCCTTTGGCGACGTCGCTATCCTCCGCCGATCGCTGGATGTTGGCGGTGAATATGCTTACCGGACCCGCGGCGAAAGCCATATGTGGACGCCGGACTCCATCGCAAATCTGCAGCATGCTGTTCGTGCCAATTTGCCGGAGATGTACCGTGCGTTCGCCAAGGAAGTGAACGAGGAGAGCGGACGTTTCGCAATCCGTGGTCATTTCCGCATCAAGAGTGCCGAAGAGATTGGCCGCAAGGAAATCGACATCACCGAAGTCGAATCCGCTGACAGCATCGTCAAGCGGTTCGTCACCGGCGCCATGTCCTTCGGATCGATCTCCAAGGAAGCACACTCCAGTCTTGCGATTGCCATGAACAAGATTGGTGGCAAGTCGAACACCGGTGAAGGTGGTGAGGAGCCGGAGCGCTTCAACCCGCTGCCCGATGGCTCGATGAACCCGCAGCGCTCGGCAATCAAGCAAGTGGCGTCTGGGCGTTTCGGCGTGACCACGGAATATCTGGTCAACTCCGACATGATCCAGATTAAGGTTGCCCAGGGCGCAAAACCGGGTGAAGGCGGTCAGCTGCCGGGTCACAAGGTCGATGCGGTAATCGCAAAAGTCCGCCACTCGACTCCGGGTGTTGGCCTGATTTCACCACCGCCACACCACGACATTTATTCGATCGAAGATCTGGCTCAGCTGATCTACGATCTGAAGAACGTCAATCCGGTGTCCGACATTTCCGTCAAACTCGTATCGGAAGTTGGTGTTGGGACGGTTGCAGCTGGCGTCGCAAAGGCCCGCGCGGACCACATCACCATTTCCGGTTTTGATGGCGGCACGGGTGCTTCACCGCTGACATCGCTGAAGCATGCCGGTTCTCCGTGGGAGATCGGCCTCGCCGAAACCCAGCAAACCCTGGTTCTGAATGGACTTCGGTCCCGTGTTGCCTTGCAGGTCGACGGCGGCTTGCGGACTGGCCGCGACGTTATCGTCGGCGCGCTGCTCGGTGCGGATGAATTCGGCTTCTCCACAGCGCCTCTGATTGCAGCTGGCTGTCTGATGATGCGCAAGTGTCATCTGAACACCTGCCCGGTTGGCATCGCCACGCAGGATCCGGTTCTGCGTAAGCGCTTCAAAGGCACTCCGGAGCACGTGATCAACTACTTCTTCTATGTTGCGGAAGAAGTTCGCGAGATCATGGCCGCTCTTGGTATTGCCAAATTGGACGACCTCATTGGCCGCTCAGACTTCCTCGACAAGGAAGCCGCGCTTGACCACTGGAAAGCCAATGGCCTGGACTTCTCCCGGATCTTCTTCCAGCCGGAAGCAAAACCGGAAGAAACCCGCTGGACCGAACGGCAGGACCACCCGATTGTCGACATTCTCGACCGCCGCTTGATCGCAGCAGCCCAGCATACGCTCGACACCAAAGAACCGTCGGTCATTGAAGAGACCATCTGTTCTGTTGACCGCTCAGCCGGTGCGATGCTGTCCGGTGAAATCGCCAAACGCTATGGCAACAAGGGTCTGAAGAAACCAGATACCTTGACGGTCAAGCTGAAAGGAACAGCAGGTCAGGCATTTGGCGCATTTGTCGCCAAGGGCGTCACGATGGATCTGGAAGGCGATGCCAACGACTATGTCGGCAAGGGCCTTTCCGGCGGCAAGATCATTGTCCGCCCACCGGAAAACACTCGCATCGTTGCTGAAAACTCCATCATTGTCGGCAACACGGTGCTCTATGGCGCGACCGAAGGTGAGTGTTATTTCCGCGGTGTCGCGGGCGAGCGCTTTGCAGTGCGTAACTCCGGCGCAGTCGCGGTTGTTGAAGGCGTTGGCGACCATGGCTGTGAATATATGACTGGCGGCGTTGTCGTCGTTATCGGCCAAACCGGCAGGAACTTCGCAGCTGGCATGTCCGGCGGCATCGCTTACGTTCTCGATGAAGACGGCACCTTCGGCTCCCGCTGCAACCTTGCGATGGTCGAACTGGAGCCAGTCACCGAAGAAGACGACCTGCTTGAAAAGCTCCATCACCATGGCGGCGATATCGAGCACAAAGGCCGGGTTGACCTTTCCTGTGACATGACCCGTCACGACGATGAGCGCCTGCGCCAAATGCTGGCCAAGCACATCGAATTGACGGGCTCGGCCAAAGCCAAAGCCATCATCGAAGACTGGGCAACCCACCGTCCGAAGTTCGTGAAGGTCATGCCGGTCGAATACCGCCGTGCGCTGAGGGAAATGGAAGAACAGCGCCTCGGAATGGCCGCTGCTGAATAA
- a CDS encoding glutamate synthase subunit beta, which translates to MGKVTGFLEIDRQEQKYQPASDRIRHFREFTIPLNDQEVANQAARCMDCGIPFCHGPTGCPVNNQIPDWNDLVFQGDWDIALRNLHSTNNFPEFTGRICPAPCEEACTLNLEDIPVNIKSVEQALADKGWEEGWIVPEPSATKTGKAVAIIGSGPAGMAAAQQLARAGHTVHVYEREPKAGGLLRYGIPDFKMEKHYIDRRVQQMEAEGVTFHYNVNVGVTVSMDELAERHDAVILCAGAERPRDPGVEGMDLHGCHWAMDYLVQQNRRVGNEPGGDEPPIWAGGKHVVVIGGGDTASDCVGTAFRQGALSVTQLDIRPIPPLKEDKLTIWPYWPTKFRTSSSQAEGAEREFSAATLGLVADEDGVVTGVKCARVDEKRVPIEGTEFILRADLVFAAIGFSGPRLDTYIAQAGDKLELDGRTNVKANTDDYRTSIDKVFAAGDVRKGQSLVVWAIREGRQAARSVDEFLTGTTDLPR; encoded by the coding sequence TTGGGCAAGGTAACCGGTTTTTTGGAAATCGATCGGCAGGAACAGAAGTATCAGCCTGCCTCTGACCGAATCCGTCATTTCCGTGAATTCACGATCCCGCTCAACGATCAGGAAGTTGCCAACCAGGCAGCCCGCTGCATGGATTGCGGCATTCCGTTCTGTCACGGCCCGACCGGATGCCCGGTCAACAACCAGATCCCGGACTGGAACGATCTGGTGTTTCAGGGTGACTGGGACATCGCGCTTAGAAACCTGCATTCCACAAACAACTTCCCAGAGTTCACCGGCCGCATCTGCCCGGCTCCTTGTGAAGAGGCCTGCACGCTGAACCTGGAAGACATTCCGGTCAACATCAAAAGCGTGGAACAGGCGCTTGCCGACAAGGGTTGGGAAGAAGGCTGGATCGTGCCAGAACCGTCTGCCACCAAAACCGGCAAGGCCGTCGCCATCATCGGGTCCGGCCCCGCAGGTATGGCCGCGGCCCAACAGCTGGCCCGCGCCGGCCACACGGTGCATGTCTATGAGCGTGAACCGAAAGCCGGTGGTCTGCTGCGCTACGGCATCCCTGACTTCAAGATGGAAAAGCACTACATCGACCGGCGTGTCCAACAGATGGAAGCCGAAGGTGTCACCTTCCATTACAACGTCAATGTTGGTGTGACGGTCAGTATGGACGAGCTCGCCGAGCGCCACGATGCTGTAATTCTGTGCGCTGGCGCCGAGCGCCCGCGCGATCCGGGCGTTGAAGGCATGGATCTTCATGGCTGCCATTGGGCCATGGATTACCTTGTTCAGCAAAACCGCCGGGTAGGCAACGAACCGGGCGGCGACGAACCGCCGATCTGGGCGGGCGGCAAACATGTTGTCGTGATCGGCGGCGGCGACACCGCATCCGACTGTGTCGGTACAGCGTTCCGTCAAGGCGCTTTGTCTGTCACACAGCTCGATATCCGCCCGATCCCGCCGCTGAAAGAAGACAAGCTAACCATCTGGCCTTACTGGCCAACGAAGTTCCGCACGTCTTCGTCGCAAGCTGAAGGCGCCGAGCGCGAATTCTCTGCCGCAACGCTCGGCCTCGTTGCCGATGAAGATGGTGTTGTCACTGGGGTGAAATGCGCCCGCGTCGATGAAAAGCGCGTTCCAATCGAAGGAACGGAATTCATCCTGCGCGCAGATCTGGTGTTCGCGGCTATCGGCTTCTCCGGCCCCCGTCTCGACACCTACATCGCTCAAGCCGGTGACAAGTTGGAGCTGGATGGCCGCACCAACGTGAAGGCTAACACCGATGACTATAGAACGTCGATCGACAAGGTATTTGCCGCCGGTGATGTCCGCAAAGGTCAGTCGCTGGTGGTCTGGGCAATTCGCGAAGGCCGCCAGGCAGCCCGTTCAGTGGATGAATTCCTGACCGGGACAACAGACTTGCCGCGCTAA
- a CDS encoding lytic murein transglycosylase, translated as MRRLFRQTTRVIDDMSLLFLMKPFGQCKRRSAAAIAVGLSVGLGLFAGPAHADQGFSRFIRDFWPTAESAGISAQTYNAVFTEMKPDDDTLRLMNKQSEFVKPIWEYLDSAVSDTRVEKGREMLIQYEPVLRQIEARYGVDREAVLAIWGMETNYGGYMGRHNVIQALATLAYAAPRRKKFWRKELVTALGVVQAGHVRFEDMEGSWAGAMGHTQFMPSSWKAYAADYDGDGRRDIWTSVPDALASTASYLKKHGWQTGKTWGYEVKLPSGFNYHLADGDKTLTLGEWQRYGIRRSNGKSFPRPSDKGILVLPAGAAGPAFLMLRNFYVIKRYNNATAYALAVGHLADRIIGGGPLAGDWSRKHLPLTRTETSELQALLNRRGFSVGKADGKIGPATRRGIRAYQQSRGLVPDGYASVVLLAHLKMGG; from the coding sequence ATGCGGCGTCTTTTTCGGCAAACCACACGCGTGATTGATGACATGTCTTTGCTTTTTTTGATGAAACCTTTCGGTCAATGCAAACGCCGGTCTGCCGCTGCTATCGCGGTCGGCCTGTCTGTGGGTTTGGGACTGTTTGCAGGACCAGCGCATGCAGATCAGGGGTTCAGCCGGTTCATTAGAGATTTCTGGCCAACTGCCGAGTCCGCCGGCATTTCAGCGCAGACTTACAATGCCGTCTTCACTGAAATGAAGCCGGATGACGACACGCTGCGGCTGATGAACAAGCAGTCGGAGTTTGTCAAACCAATCTGGGAATACCTTGATAGTGCGGTATCCGATACCCGGGTTGAGAAGGGCCGGGAGATGCTCATCCAGTATGAGCCGGTTCTCCGCCAAATCGAAGCCCGCTATGGTGTCGACCGCGAAGCCGTTCTGGCCATTTGGGGGATGGAGACCAACTACGGCGGCTACATGGGGCGCCACAATGTTATTCAGGCCCTCGCAACGCTCGCATACGCCGCGCCGAGACGGAAAAAGTTCTGGCGCAAAGAACTGGTGACCGCACTTGGAGTCGTTCAGGCAGGCCATGTCCGGTTTGAAGATATGGAAGGGTCCTGGGCCGGAGCCATGGGTCACACTCAATTCATGCCATCCAGCTGGAAGGCGTATGCTGCAGATTATGATGGTGACGGACGGCGGGACATTTGGACGTCTGTCCCAGATGCTTTGGCGTCCACGGCATCCTATCTCAAAAAACACGGCTGGCAGACCGGTAAGACTTGGGGCTACGAAGTCAAATTGCCGAGCGGGTTCAATTACCATCTGGCCGATGGCGACAAGACACTGACACTTGGTGAGTGGCAGCGTTATGGCATCCGGCGCTCCAATGGCAAATCTTTTCCCCGCCCCTCTGACAAGGGCATCTTGGTGTTGCCGGCAGGTGCCGCAGGTCCTGCCTTCCTCATGTTGCGTAATTTCTATGTGATCAAGCGTTATAACAATGCCACCGCGTATGCGTTGGCTGTTGGGCATCTGGCGGACCGCATCATTGGCGGTGGACCGCTAGCTGGGGACTGGTCCCGCAAACATCTTCCGTTGACACGGACCGAGACCAGCGAGTTGCAGGCTCTTTTGAACAGGCGTGGATTTTCTGTCGGCAAGGCTGATGGAAAAATCGGTCCGGCGACCCGCCGCGGAATTCGCGCTTATCAGCAGTCGCGAGGGCTGGTTCCAGATGGCTATGCATCCGTTGTTTTGCTGGCGCACCTGAAAATGGGCGGGTAA
- a CDS encoding DUF692 domain-containing protein, producing the protein MQSDTLSNLKFGAASAVPKLPGAGLKAEHVAEILENRPQIGFFEVHAENYMGAGGRPHQQLTAIRDAYPLSLHGVGLSIGGEQPLDKKHLQRLADLNRRYEPGLFSEHLAWSTHDTTFYNDLLPVPYDEATLNRVCDHIDEVQDVVGRQMLLENPSTYVAFAQSTMSELDFLKEVTRRTGCGLLLDVNNVYVSCTNHARSAESYLADFPVHLVGEIHLGGHAPDVDEAGRPLLIDAHDRAVDDAVWALFETVIQQNGALPTLIEWDNDVPAWPVLLKEAQAAGEILSRADEAEYRAAG; encoded by the coding sequence ATGCAGTCCGACACTCTGAGCAATCTGAAATTCGGCGCTGCTTCTGCGGTTCCAAAATTGCCCGGGGCGGGTCTGAAGGCAGAGCATGTCGCTGAGATTCTGGAAAATCGTCCTCAGATTGGTTTTTTCGAAGTTCATGCGGAAAACTATATGGGTGCCGGTGGCCGTCCGCACCAGCAATTGACCGCGATCCGCGATGCTTATCCGTTGTCTCTTCATGGAGTCGGATTGTCGATTGGCGGAGAACAGCCTCTAGACAAAAAACATCTTCAACGCCTTGCTGATTTGAACCGGCGGTATGAGCCGGGCCTGTTTTCAGAGCATCTTGCCTGGTCGACCCATGACACGACCTTCTACAATGACCTGTTGCCGGTTCCCTATGACGAGGCAACGCTCAATCGCGTGTGTGATCATATTGACGAAGTGCAGGATGTTGTCGGTCGTCAGATGCTCCTGGAAAATCCATCGACCTATGTCGCTTTTGCTCAAAGCACCATGAGTGAGCTGGATTTTCTGAAGGAAGTCACTCGAAGAACCGGATGTGGGCTCCTGCTCGACGTTAACAATGTCTATGTGTCCTGCACCAATCACGCGCGGTCCGCGGAAAGTTATCTCGCAGACTTTCCGGTTCACCTTGTCGGTGAAATTCATCTTGGCGGACATGCGCCGGATGTCGATGAGGCTGGCAGGCCGCTTCTGATCGATGCCCATGACCGGGCTGTCGATGATGCCGTCTGGGCACTTTTTGAAACGGTCATTCAGCAAAATGGCGCTCTGCCGACCCTCATAGAATGGGATAATGATGTGCCAGCCTGGCCCGTTCTTCTCAAAGAGGCTCAGGCAGCCGGTGAGATCCTATCCCGGGCTGACGAAGCCGAATATAGGGCCGCCGGGTAA
- a CDS encoding DUF459 domain-containing protein has product MIFRSIRFCAGRRRTRLTAAVAVVALLFGHPELSKAIAQSSVPNNQQEIVVAQNSGGGFNPFRALGRIFGGGDRRKKTKAPTQRKTPSRPAGTPPKFEETEKDPDAGLILVVGDRMARGVADGLRFTLAQQPKIKIEKITEDKQGFAGETPPVWATKVLSRIRGAEVKAVVVMLGWRDRDKSFPGEEPIEYMTGEWLEAYRNKVSALVRTVRQEKIPLVWVGLPPTNDELLNGDFTQLNSIYSAAAAERRVRYVDLWDIFLAEDGSYTSYGPDVDGKNTRLRTKNRIGFTWPGYRKVAFFVERELSRLLGGYGGLAFEGVEDDPNFIVLTGRTTSPEAFLLGGEDDAEIDPGSMAYRFFVEGEQLPPVRGRVDDPRTKEEDLSRLGLSNANGS; this is encoded by the coding sequence GTGATCTTCAGATCAATCAGATTTTGTGCAGGGCGGAGACGAACCCGGCTTACGGCTGCCGTTGCTGTTGTCGCGTTGCTTTTCGGCCATCCGGAATTATCTAAGGCGATTGCTCAATCTTCTGTTCCAAATAACCAGCAAGAAATCGTCGTCGCCCAAAATAGCGGCGGCGGCTTCAATCCGTTTCGGGCTTTGGGGCGAATTTTTGGTGGTGGTGATCGCAGGAAAAAGACAAAGGCACCTACACAACGTAAGACGCCCAGCCGGCCAGCGGGAACACCCCCAAAATTTGAGGAAACAGAAAAGGACCCGGATGCTGGGCTGATTCTGGTGGTTGGCGATCGTATGGCCCGCGGCGTAGCGGACGGACTTCGATTCACACTTGCCCAACAGCCCAAGATCAAAATTGAGAAAATCACCGAAGACAAACAGGGGTTTGCTGGCGAAACACCGCCGGTCTGGGCGACGAAAGTGCTGTCCAGAATCCGCGGCGCCGAAGTCAAAGCCGTTGTTGTCATGCTTGGCTGGCGGGATCGGGATAAGAGTTTCCCAGGCGAAGAGCCGATAGAGTATATGACCGGGGAGTGGTTGGAGGCCTATCGGAACAAGGTTTCCGCCTTGGTGCGAACCGTGCGCCAGGAAAAGATTCCGCTTGTCTGGGTTGGTTTGCCACCAACGAATGATGAACTTCTCAATGGAGACTTTACCCAGCTGAATTCGATTTATTCAGCTGCTGCGGCGGAACGGCGGGTTCGATATGTCGACTTATGGGACATCTTCTTGGCTGAAGACGGGTCCTATACATCTTACGGACCTGATGTAGACGGCAAAAACACTCGGCTGCGCACCAAAAACAGGATTGGCTTCACTTGGCCAGGATACCGCAAAGTGGCGTTTTTCGTAGAGCGGGAATTGTCCCGGCTTCTTGGCGGGTATGGCGGGCTTGCATTTGAAGGCGTAGAAGACGACCCGAACTTCATCGTTTTGACCGGACGAACCACGTCTCCGGAAGCCTTTCTTCTTGGCGGGGAAGATGACGCGGAAATTGACCCCGGCAGTATGGCCTACCGCTTCTTTGTCGAAGGTGAGCAATTGCCACCTGTCCGCGGGCGTGTCGATGATCCGCGCACCAAAGAAGAAGATTTATCCAGGCTGGGACTATCCAACGCGAATGGTTCCTGA
- a CDS encoding DUF2063 domain-containing protein, with product MSVQSTVPKVSTGGFGDALFDPSVGTPEGVIGPDGQPDAKRFNVYRNNVVVSLCEALGETFPAIKNLLGDEYFSALARAFVMDHPPRNPVLMWYGAEFADFIAAFPPLASYPYLGDVARLEWAWGQAYHAADIPVLEPAVLGAVPPEELGSVKFVRHAAAALLTSEWPVWDLVRINRFEKGAQAEIDLSAGQTVLVTRPEFDVDVHLLLAGADEFSSCLLSGKTLGEAADAALSNNADFPLSDCLSDLLTNGAFADLYRPEAT from the coding sequence ATGAGCGTTCAGTCTACAGTGCCGAAGGTATCCACCGGTGGCTTCGGCGATGCCTTGTTTGATCCATCCGTCGGAACGCCCGAGGGTGTAATCGGGCCGGACGGGCAACCAGATGCCAAGCGTTTCAATGTTTACCGGAACAATGTTGTTGTCAGCCTGTGTGAAGCGCTGGGCGAGACTTTTCCGGCCATCAAGAATCTGCTGGGCGATGAATATTTTTCTGCGCTGGCCCGTGCGTTCGTCATGGACCATCCGCCGCGAAACCCGGTCCTGATGTGGTACGGGGCTGAGTTTGCGGATTTTATCGCGGCCTTTCCGCCTCTGGCATCCTATCCTTATCTCGGTGACGTCGCGCGTCTGGAGTGGGCATGGGGGCAGGCCTATCACGCGGCAGACATTCCGGTTCTGGAACCTGCTGTTCTGGGAGCGGTCCCGCCGGAAGAGCTTGGATCCGTCAAGTTTGTCAGACATGCCGCGGCGGCGCTGTTGACGTCGGAGTGGCCGGTTTGGGATCTGGTGCGGATCAACCGATTTGAAAAGGGAGCGCAGGCCGAAATCGACTTGTCGGCCGGTCAGACTGTCTTGGTAACACGGCCGGAATTTGATGTGGACGTGCACCTGTTGCTGGCAGGTGCCGATGAGTTTTCAAGCTGCTTGCTTTCTGGGAAGACTCTCGGAGAGGCAGCGGACGCAGCACTGTCCAACAATGCTGATTTTCCACTTTCCGACTGTTTGTCGGACTTACTAACAAATGGGGCGTTTGCTGATTTATACCGGCCCGAGGCAACCTGA
- a CDS encoding DUF2282 domain-containing protein, with translation MKHKAMSAAIVAGAVATAVAGLTATSTTPAHAQAKEKCYGVSLKGQNDCKAGAGTTCAGTSTVDYQGNAWTLVPKGTCVSMELPDGRKGSLTELDRDLPEA, from the coding sequence ATGAAGCACAAGGCTATGTCTGCAGCCATCGTTGCAGGAGCCGTGGCGACCGCAGTTGCCGGTTTGACCGCAACGTCCACGACGCCGGCCCATGCCCAGGCAAAAGAAAAATGCTATGGGGTGTCCTTGAAAGGTCAAAATGACTGTAAAGCTGGTGCAGGCACCACATGTGCAGGCACGTCCACAGTGGATTATCAGGGTAATGCCTGGACGCTTGTTCCAAAGGGAACTTGTGTATCTATGGAGCTGCCGGACGGCCGCAAAGGCTCTTTGACCGAACTGGACCGGGATCTGCCGGAAGCCTGA